The following proteins are encoded in a genomic region of Pangasianodon hypophthalmus isolate fPanHyp1 chromosome 26, fPanHyp1.pri, whole genome shotgun sequence:
- the LOC113537357 gene encoding serum amyloid P-component produces the protein MKRLVVLLSLFLLTAAEKQDLSGKMLIFPVESNRHHVSLTPELNKNSTFTALTVCLRAFSDLSRGQSLFSLALPSHHNAFLIFKLKQGEYRVHVGDPLVDYWGLQDESNVWNSVCATWDAKTGLAQLWVNGNPSSRKGLSRGSSLIGIPKIILGQEQDSYGGGFDTAQSFVGMLTDVHMWDSVLSPDQIAYYTYGGKFQPGNVLNWNSLEFDKSGYVIIECTKTTQKIRIGSNQQ, from the exons ATGAAGAGGCTTGTGGTCTTGCTTTCCCTGTTTCTCCTCACTGCAGCTGAAAAACAAG ATCTTTCAGgtaaaatgttgatatttcctGTGGAGTCCAATCGACATCATGTGAGTCTCACTCCTGAGCTGAATAAAAACTCGACTTTCACGGCTCTTACTGTGTGTCTGCGTGCCTTCTCTGACCTTTCCCGAGGCCAGAGCCTTTTTTCTCTCGCGCTCCCATCGCATCACAACGCCTTCCTAATTTTCAAGTTAAAACAAGGAGAGTATCGAGTACATGTGGGAGACCCATTGGTAGATTACTGGGGCTTGCAGGATGAATCCAATGTCTGGAATTCAGTGTGTGCTACCTGGGATGCTAAAACAGGACTCGCTCAGCTGTGGGTCAATGGAAACCCGAGTTCACGGAAAGGACTCTCTCGTGGAAGCTCTTTAATTGGAATTCCAAAAATCATTTTGGGTCAAGAGCAAGATAGTTACGGTGGAGGATTTGACACTGCCCAGTCTTTTGTAGGGATGCTGACTGATGTGCACATGTGGGACTCTGTTCTCTCTCCTGATCAGATTGCGTATTATACATATGGTGGGAAGTTTCAGCCAGGCAACGTTCTCAACTGGAACTCCCTAGAATTCGATAAAAGTGGGTATGTGATCATTGAATGTACGAAAACTACTCAAAAAATCAGAATTGGTTCGAATCAACAGTAA
- the rnaseh2a gene encoding ribonuclease H2 subunit A isoform X1, with amino-acid sequence MDLTDFEADNSVSCRLSCPVPDLCRTEDCCLGIDEAGRGPVLGPMVYGICFCPVSKKEDLKNLKVADSKTLSEAERENLFLKLDEAKSFVGWALQVLSPNTISTSMLQRAKYNLNALSHDAAIGLVQYALDCGVQLKEVFVDTVGPAEKYEEKLSQRFPGVKVTVRPKADSLFPIVSAASICAKVARDHAVKGWKFTEDLGEVDTDYGSGYPNDPKTKSWLLKYLDPVFGYPQFVRFSWSTAQTLLDSKAVPVHWDDDEEDGEKAAARQNNTSMLSYFSRSKPAGNTHTRETHRFFTERRLQSIDTL; translated from the exons ATGGACCTGACGGACTTTGAGGCGGATAATTCGGTCAGTTGTCggctgtcctgtcctgtccctGACCTCTGCAGGACTGAAGACTGCTGTCTGGGCATCGACGAGGCCGGCAGAGGTCCTGTCCTGG GTCCCATGGTGTATGGAATATGTTTCTGTCCTGTGTCCAAAAAGGAGGACCTGAAGAACCTGAAAGTGGCAG ACTCGAAGACGCTGAgcgaggcagagagagagaatctgttTCTGAAGCTGGACGAGGCCAAGAGCTTTGTGGGCTGGGCTCTTCAGGTCCTCTCACCCAATACCATCTCCACTAGCATGttacagag GGCGAAGTATAATTTAAACGCTCTGTCTCATGATGCTGCTATCGGGCTGGTGCAGTACGCTCTGGACTGCGGAGTGCAGCTCAAAGAG GTGTTTGTAGACACAGTTGGCCCGGCGGAGAAGTACGAGGAGAAACTGTCTCAGCGTTTTCCCGGAGTGAAGGTGACCGTACGGCCCAAAGCCGACTCGCTCTTCCCCATCGTCAGCGCCGCCAGCATCTGCGCCAAG GTGGCTCGAGACCATGCAGTGAAAGGCTGGAAGTTCACAGAAGATCTAGGTGAAGTGGACACCGATTACGGCTCAGGATACCCCAACG acCCAAAGACTAAGAGCTGGCTGTTGAAGTATCTGGACCCGGTGTTTGGATATCCGCAGTTTGTGCGTTTCAGCTGGAGCACAGCACAGACTCTACTGGACAGCAAAGCGGTGCCTGTGCACTG ggacgACGACGAGGAGGACGGAGAGAAAGCAGCAGCTCGACAGAATAACACGTCCATGTTGTCATACTTCAGCCGCAGCAAACCTGccggcaacacacacacacgagagacACACCGCTTCTTCACCGAGCGTAGATTACAGAGCATCgacacactctga
- the rnaseh2a gene encoding ribonuclease H2 subunit A isoform X2, with amino-acid sequence MVYGICFCPVSKKEDLKNLKVADSKTLSEAERENLFLKLDEAKSFVGWALQVLSPNTISTSMLQRAKYNLNALSHDAAIGLVQYALDCGVQLKEVFVDTVGPAEKYEEKLSQRFPGVKVTVRPKADSLFPIVSAASICAKVARDHAVKGWKFTEDLGEVDTDYGSGYPNDPKTKSWLLKYLDPVFGYPQFVRFSWSTAQTLLDSKAVPVHWDDDEEDGEKAAARQNNTSMLSYFSRSKPAGNTHTRETHRFFTERRLQSIDTL; translated from the exons ATGGTGTATGGAATATGTTTCTGTCCTGTGTCCAAAAAGGAGGACCTGAAGAACCTGAAAGTGGCAG ACTCGAAGACGCTGAgcgaggcagagagagagaatctgttTCTGAAGCTGGACGAGGCCAAGAGCTTTGTGGGCTGGGCTCTTCAGGTCCTCTCACCCAATACCATCTCCACTAGCATGttacagag GGCGAAGTATAATTTAAACGCTCTGTCTCATGATGCTGCTATCGGGCTGGTGCAGTACGCTCTGGACTGCGGAGTGCAGCTCAAAGAG GTGTTTGTAGACACAGTTGGCCCGGCGGAGAAGTACGAGGAGAAACTGTCTCAGCGTTTTCCCGGAGTGAAGGTGACCGTACGGCCCAAAGCCGACTCGCTCTTCCCCATCGTCAGCGCCGCCAGCATCTGCGCCAAG GTGGCTCGAGACCATGCAGTGAAAGGCTGGAAGTTCACAGAAGATCTAGGTGAAGTGGACACCGATTACGGCTCAGGATACCCCAACG acCCAAAGACTAAGAGCTGGCTGTTGAAGTATCTGGACCCGGTGTTTGGATATCCGCAGTTTGTGCGTTTCAGCTGGAGCACAGCACAGACTCTACTGGACAGCAAAGCGGTGCCTGTGCACTG ggacgACGACGAGGAGGACGGAGAGAAAGCAGCAGCTCGACAGAATAACACGTCCATGTTGTCATACTTCAGCCGCAGCAAACCTGccggcaacacacacacacgagagacACACCGCTTCTTCACCGAGCGTAGATTACAGAGCATCgacacactctga